The Actinoplanes sp. N902-109 genomic interval CTCCGTAGCGAGCGGCGGGACGATGCGCTCGATGGAGCCGTTGACCGCGGCGAAGGTGACCGTGCCGGCGTCCTTGCCCCGCGCGGTTGCGGCCGAGATGAGCGTGATGGAACCGGTCACCTGTGCCGTCTTGATGGCGAAGAGGTAGGCAAACAGCTTGCCCTCGAATGCGGCGCGCAAATCAGCTGGCGAGACCGTCGCCAACGGGCCGAGGCCCACGGCGCCCGGGCTGAACGCCAGCACCAGGTGCTCGATCGGGCCGAGCCGGCTGAACAAGTCGGTGACGTCGGCCTCGGAAGTGCCGTCAACCTGCTCGACCGATGCGACCTTGTCCTTGACCGCGGCCAGTTTCTCGGGATCCCGGCCGGTGACGATGACCTCGGCGCCACCGGCGGCCAGTT includes:
- a CDS encoding SDR family oxidoreductase, whose protein sequence is MRGWQNCSYSLSSRRNPVRVVIMGGTSGIGLATAEKLAAGGAEVIVTGRDPEKLAAVKDKVASVEQVDGTSEADVTDLFSRLGPIEHLVLAFSPGAVGLGPLATVSPADLRAAFEGKLFAYLFAIKTAQVTGSITLISAATARGKDAGTVTFAAVNGSIERIVPPLATELAPVRVNAVAPGAIDTPWWSFLPEEQRTAQFTAAAESLPAKRIGQPDDIAEAITYLINSTYVTGTVLAVDGGYTMA